A portion of the Desulfomonilia bacterium genome contains these proteins:
- the infC gene encoding translation initiation factor IF-3, with protein MSKDNDKETIRINEKIVADSVRVIAPDGEQLGIMTVPIALERANSHDLDLVEVSPKAVPPVCRIMDYGKYKYEQTKRQHIAKKKQTSVVLKEIKFRPKTDEHDYQFKLRHIRKFLEAKNKVKVVIFFRGREIIHKDKGLAILARVKEEVADLGTPANEPMLEGRIMVMMVVPK; from the coding sequence ATAAGTAAGGATAATGATAAAGAAACAATAAGAATTAACGAGAAGATAGTTGCCGACAGCGTAAGAGTAATAGCACCGGATGGTGAGCAGCTGGGAATCATGACAGTGCCGATTGCACTTGAAAGAGCAAACAGTCACGATCTCGATCTTGTTGAGGTTTCGCCGAAAGCAGTACCGCCTGTTTGCCGAATAATGGATTACGGCAAGTATAAATATGAACAGACTAAACGTCAGCATATTGCGAAAAAGAAACAGACTTCGGTTGTTCTCAAGGAGATCAAATTCAGGCCGAAGACTGATGAACATGATTACCAGTTCAAGTTAAGGCATATAAGAAAGTTTCTCGAGGCCAAGAATAAGGTCAAGGTGGTTATATTTTTCAGAGGCCGGGAAATAATACATAAAGATAAAGGGTTGGCTATTCTGGCAAGGGTTAAGGAAGAAGTGGCGGACCTTGGTACGCCGGCAAACGAACCCATGCTGGAGGGCAGGATCATGGTAATGATGGTGGTCCCCAAATAG
- the thrS gene encoding threonine--tRNA ligase — MSETMMLDGRAVPSGRTIRDLVKGRDVVAAKIGGTTVDLSTELTGTETVETIKSDSKEGLDIIRHSCAHIMAEAVKELFPDARPTIGPSTEDGFYYDFDRDTPFSVEDLAKIENKMAELIKADQPFIRKVLSRKDATDYFEKNGEPYKVEILNDITDPEVSLYEQGSFVDLCRGPHVPSTGYVKAFKLLSVAGAYWRGDEKNKMLQRIYGTAFASKDALKDYLNFIEEAKKRDHRRLGRELELFMISDDIGPGMVVFMPKGGILRSILEEFEKRLHLKNGYDIVYGPSLLRGKLWEISGHMDNYKENMYFSEVDSQLYGIKPMNCLSHIQIYKSKVRSYRDLPLRYFELGSVIRHEKSGVLHGLLRVRQFTQDDAHIFCRPDQIVEEVTSVINLVDKVMAIFGFEYEVEVSTRPEKSIGSDEDWKLATDALVESLNKKELPYDINEGDGAFYGPKIDIKIKDAIGRKWQCATIQCDFALPQKFDIHYIGADGGKHRPVMLHRVVFGSMERFIGVLIEHYAGAFPVWIAPVQAVVMNITDSQADYAGDVVAKLRDADIRVEFDDRNEKIGFKIREARLAQVPFMLVIGDKEKSENIVMVRDRSGQQNPSSIDEFIKMVKNANPLA, encoded by the coding sequence ATGTCTGAAACCATGATGCTTGACGGCAGGGCTGTTCCTTCTGGCAGGACCATAAGGGATTTAGTAAAGGGACGTGACGTTGTTGCTGCAAAGATCGGCGGCACAACAGTTGACCTTTCGACAGAGCTCACAGGCACAGAAACGGTTGAGACAATAAAAAGTGATTCGAAAGAGGGACTTGATATCATCAGGCATTCCTGCGCCCATATTATGGCTGAGGCTGTAAAGGAGCTGTTCCCTGATGCAAGACCTACGATAGGACCGTCTACCGAAGACGGATTTTACTATGACTTTGACAGGGATACACCGTTTTCGGTTGAGGATCTTGCAAAGATCGAAAACAAAATGGCAGAACTCATCAAGGCCGATCAGCCTTTCATCAGGAAGGTTCTTTCAAGAAAGGATGCAACGGATTACTTTGAAAAGAATGGTGAACCGTACAAGGTGGAGATCCTGAATGACATTACAGATCCCGAAGTTTCTCTATACGAGCAGGGGTCTTTTGTAGACCTGTGCCGTGGTCCGCATGTGCCTTCGACAGGATATGTCAAGGCGTTCAAACTTCTTTCCGTTGCAGGCGCATACTGGCGCGGCGACGAAAAAAACAAGATGCTTCAGCGCATATACGGAACGGCATTCGCCTCGAAGGATGCGCTTAAAGATTATCTCAATTTTATTGAAGAGGCTAAAAAACGCGATCACCGGAGACTGGGCAGGGAGCTTGAACTGTTCATGATAAGCGATGACATCGGCCCGGGCATGGTCGTTTTTATGCCAAAGGGCGGGATATTAAGGAGCATCCTGGAGGAGTTTGAAAAGAGACTTCACCTGAAAAACGGATACGATATCGTTTACGGTCCAAGCCTTCTGAGGGGGAAACTCTGGGAAATTTCCGGCCATATGGACAACTACAAAGAGAATATGTATTTCTCAGAAGTGGACAGTCAGCTCTATGGAATCAAACCAATGAACTGTCTGTCACACATACAGATATATAAATCGAAAGTCAGGAGCTACCGTGACCTGCCTCTCAGATACTTTGAACTCGGTTCCGTCATAAGGCATGAGAAGTCAGGTGTTCTTCACGGGCTATTAAGGGTGAGACAATTCACGCAGGACGATGCCCATATTTTCTGCAGGCCTGATCAGATCGTTGAGGAAGTCACTTCGGTTATAAATCTGGTCGACAAGGTCATGGCCATATTCGGTTTCGAATATGAGGTGGAAGTCAGTACGAGACCCGAGAAATCCATCGGTTCTGATGAAGACTGGAAGCTGGCAACAGATGCGCTGGTTGAATCCCTCAATAAAAAAGAACTGCCATATGACATCAATGAAGGTGACGGGGCATTCTATGGCCCCAAGATCGATATAAAGATAAAGGACGCCATAGGAAGAAAATGGCAGTGTGCCACCATCCAATGTGACTTCGCTTTACCTCAGAAATTCGATATACATTATATCGGAGCGGACGGCGGCAAGCACAGGCCGGTTATGCTTCATCGGGTCGTTTTCGGGTCGATGGAAAGGTTCATAGGTGTGCTGATCGAGCATTATGCCGGTGCTTTTCCCGTTTGGATAGCACCTGTCCAGGCCGTTGTGATGAATATTACCGATTCTCAGGCAGACTACGCCGGGGACGTTGTCGCGAAACTCAGGGATGCCGATATCAGAGTGGAATTTGATGACCGCAACGAGAAGATCGGCTTCAAGATAAGAGAAGCCAGACTGGCACAGGTTCCCTTCATGCTGGTAATCGGTGATAAAGAAAAGTCGGAAAATATTGTCATGGTTAGAGATCGTTCGGGCCAGCAGAATCCGTCTTCGATCGACGAATTCATAAAAATGGTAAAAAATGCCAATCCGCTTGCCTGA
- the rpmI gene encoding 50S ribosomal protein L35 — MKIKTNRSAAKRFSATGGGKLKRGKAFHRHLLSSKNRKQKRHLGKSAIVDSANLAGLKRILPYL, encoded by the coding sequence ATGAAAATCAAGACGAACAGAAGTGCAGCAAAGAGGTTCAGTGCAACGGGTGGCGGTAAACTGAAAAGAGGAAAGGCATTCCACAGGCATCTCCTCTCATCAAAAAACAGGAAACAGAAACGTCATCTCGGAAAATCTGCCATAGTCGATTCGGCTAATCTGGCCGGACTGAAAAGAATTCTTCCATATCTATAA
- a CDS encoding clostripain-related cysteine peptidase, with protein sequence MKKIFSSKPVLIKALGVFILSCSLLAGCLPVQITDNAIRPGKAGGIYHYKITAKGGSGKFTFSLASGTLPLGVTMGTDGTIKGTVLSGAGDYPITVKVEDKIFKSSMYKVEKNYTLKIDDTPYKWALIAHFAVDNNIDYEFEKQSGIITQYLNTLEKIKAADSNNVIQIIVMMDAYNGDTKFSDGYYYLSGGAFASDKVVSLNEINSGSVDDNETFLDWAAAIYPSERYIYSIFNHGGGFDDSTRTGTLAIGIDETDKDSLTHYELGLLCNHLKSLTGKNISIFYPFACLMGGVELAYELSDSVDYMLFSEELFPAALFSYQGMESITTNPDITEKNLGINVCDQAYKVLAGSSAASLRTDFTISLIDVSRMADLYSFIGSYASDAIADINLNQAQAVYYNRAADNSYSMMEDYASSYDDFYYIDFGNYLSNIISEGNLPPNVRAKANQTLSVYDDMVVYARNYNYPHTTGMTIFHNIWGAYHQYSPALYGHLLKMGASPWKDYIELLDSLKP encoded by the coding sequence ATGAAAAAAATATTTTCATCCAAACCTGTTTTAATAAAAGCTCTCGGGGTTTTTATTCTTTCATGTTCATTGCTGGCCGGATGTCTGCCTGTTCAGATAACCGATAATGCTATCAGGCCAGGCAAAGCCGGCGGAATATATCATTATAAGATTACGGCCAAGGGGGGGTCAGGCAAGTTTACCTTCTCCCTGGCATCCGGCACATTGCCTTTAGGCGTTACCATGGGGACTGACGGTACCATTAAAGGGACAGTATTGTCCGGCGCCGGAGATTATCCGATTACAGTAAAGGTGGAAGACAAGATATTCAAATCCAGCATGTATAAGGTTGAAAAGAACTATACGCTGAAAATTGATGATACCCCATACAAGTGGGCACTGATCGCGCATTTTGCAGTCGACAACAACATCGATTATGAATTTGAAAAGCAGTCGGGCATAATCACCCAATACCTGAATACTCTTGAAAAGATCAAGGCTGCGGATAGTAACAATGTCATACAGATCATTGTCATGATGGATGCATACAATGGAGATACTAAATTTTCAGATGGATACTACTATCTTTCGGGAGGGGCATTCGCCTCTGATAAGGTGGTTTCATTAAACGAGATTAATTCCGGCTCTGTTGACGACAACGAGACATTCCTTGACTGGGCTGCCGCAATATATCCTTCCGAGCGCTACATATACTCTATATTCAATCATGGCGGAGGATTTGATGACAGCACAAGAACAGGGACACTTGCCATAGGGATTGATGAAACAGACAAGGATTCGCTTACCCATTATGAACTGGGATTGCTGTGTAATCATCTCAAGTCTCTGACTGGAAAAAATATCAGCATTTTCTATCCGTTTGCATGTCTTATGGGCGGGGTGGAACTGGCGTATGAATTATCGGACAGTGTTGATTACATGTTATTTTCAGAAGAACTGTTCCCTGCAGCATTATTTTCGTATCAGGGAATGGAATCCATAACAACGAATCCGGATATCACGGAAAAAAATCTCGGGATAAACGTTTGTGATCAGGCTTATAAAGTACTTGCCGGAAGTTCGGCAGCCAGTCTCAGGACAGATTTTACCATATCGCTGATAGATGTGTCCCGGATGGCTGACCTGTATTCGTTTATCGGCTCTTATGCTAGCGATGCCATTGCAGATATCAATTTGAATCAGGCACAAGCCGTATATTATAACAGGGCGGCGGATAACAGCTATTCGATGATGGAGGATTACGCAAGCAGTTACGACGACTTCTATTATATCGATTTCGGCAATTACCTTAGCAATATTATTTCCGAAGGAAATCTGCCCCCGAACGTGAGGGCAAAGGCAAATCAGACATTGTCAGTTTATGACGATATGGTTGTCTATGCCAGGAATTATAACTATCCCCATACAACCGGAATGACGATATTCCATAACATATGGGGAGCCTATCACCAGTATTCACCGGCTTTATACGGGCATCTGCTGAAAATGGGCGCAAGCCCCTGGAAAGATTATATAGAGCTTCTTGACAGTCTGAAGCCATAA
- the pheT gene encoding phenylalanine--tRNA ligase subunit beta produces the protein MKISYKWIKEFVGIDAPASEVASALTMSGIEVEGLEHSTIPEDIISAKIIEVMPHPNADKLSICMVDAGSGDPIRVVCGAPNVRTGLVSAYAPEGATIGDFKVKKAKIRGEESFGILLSEKELGLTDDHTGIMELDDWLDPGLSLLRNNDLEDWLFEINVTPNRGDCLSVLGVARELSAIYKKELRHPVFTINEDIEPVEKYLNVEIIAKDGCPRYCARQIRDVKIRKSPFWMRRRLFQSGVRAINNIVDITNLVMLEYGQPLHAFDYRFLDGHGIVVRRAQPGEKFVTLDSVERTLTEEDLLICDNSKPVALAGIMGGENSEVKDDTTDVTLESAFFDPIGIRRTSRKSGLSTEASYRFERGIDPEIQAIAADRASWLMQELGDGKVAKGIIDKNYSTLSGRIIQLRRNYLERVLGISDFSNSDVEEIFLRLGCKIEGSDDVWKVIVPALRHDLENEIDLVEEFIRIYGMDRVKPELPLFRPGGEVFNDSLTRSTRVRLASMGLNEIITYSFISPVWKKFFGDGMLKLKNPLSEDMSLMRVSLIPGLVGVAARNKNLQNKDISLFEIGRCFLPKEGHKLPLEKEMLGIAISGTRRDQHFSEQKKNVDFYDIKGLAEALIHDLSLAPSEHAFFKAGMQADIFSEGNAVGYLGAVSEEILQAMDVSEDIFILEMEFSALSSKKWTGMTSVPKFPATWRDLSLMADEDVEYGKIEQLINGLKIRELKNVTPIDTYSGDKLPSGKKGITVRVTYQSLEKTLDDKQINKWQDMIIQALQKDLGISIR, from the coding sequence ATGAAGATAAGTTATAAATGGATAAAAGAGTTCGTAGGTATTGATGCACCGGCTTCTGAAGTGGCATCGGCGCTTACAATGAGCGGTATAGAAGTGGAGGGCCTTGAACATTCAACCATTCCCGAAGATATAATCAGTGCAAAGATAATTGAAGTTATGCCGCACCCCAATGCTGATAAACTGAGTATATGCATGGTTGATGCGGGATCGGGTGATCCGATAAGAGTTGTATGCGGCGCCCCCAATGTGAGGACAGGTCTCGTAAGCGCTTATGCTCCTGAAGGGGCTACGATCGGAGACTTCAAGGTTAAAAAGGCCAAAATAAGAGGCGAGGAATCTTTCGGGATTCTGCTCTCGGAAAAAGAGCTAGGTCTGACGGATGATCATACAGGCATAATGGAACTTGATGATTGGCTTGACCCCGGATTAAGCCTTTTAAGAAACAACGATCTGGAAGACTGGCTGTTTGAGATAAATGTGACCCCAAACAGGGGAGACTGCCTTTCCGTTCTTGGCGTTGCTAGAGAGCTTTCCGCCATATACAAAAAAGAGCTCCGGCACCCTGTTTTTACAATCAACGAGGATATAGAACCGGTTGAGAAATATCTGAATGTTGAGATAATTGCCAAAGACGGCTGTCCGAGATACTGCGCCAGGCAGATCAGGGACGTGAAAATCAGAAAAAGTCCGTTCTGGATGAGACGAAGACTGTTCCAGTCAGGAGTAAGGGCGATCAACAATATAGTAGATATTACAAATCTGGTGATGCTTGAATACGGCCAGCCACTTCATGCCTTTGACTACAGGTTCCTTGACGGGCATGGAATTGTTGTTAGAAGGGCGCAGCCAGGGGAGAAATTCGTCACGCTGGATTCGGTTGAAAGGACACTCACTGAAGAAGACCTTCTCATTTGCGACAATTCAAAACCTGTTGCACTGGCGGGTATCATGGGTGGCGAGAACTCGGAAGTCAAAGACGATACGACGGATGTGACATTGGAGAGCGCATTTTTTGATCCCATAGGCATAAGGCGTACATCAAGAAAATCAGGGCTATCTACAGAGGCTTCATACAGGTTTGAGAGGGGAATTGACCCTGAAATACAGGCGATTGCTGCTGACCGTGCATCATGGCTTATGCAGGAACTTGGAGACGGTAAAGTTGCAAAAGGCATAATCGACAAGAATTATTCGACCCTTTCGGGCAGGATTATACAGCTTCGAAGAAATTATCTGGAAAGAGTCCTTGGCATATCGGACTTTTCAAACAGCGATGTTGAAGAAATATTTTTGAGGCTGGGCTGCAAAATCGAAGGATCAGATGATGTCTGGAAAGTTATTGTTCCGGCTTTGAGGCATGACCTCGAGAATGAAATCGATCTTGTTGAGGAGTTCATTAGAATATATGGCATGGATAGGGTAAAACCTGAATTGCCTTTATTCAGGCCAGGCGGAGAAGTTTTCAATGACAGCTTGACCAGATCTACAAGAGTCAGGCTTGCTTCGATGGGTTTAAACGAGATTATCACCTATTCGTTCATTTCACCTGTATGGAAGAAATTTTTCGGGGATGGGATGCTCAAGCTGAAAAATCCCTTATCAGAGGATATGAGCCTGATGCGTGTATCCCTCATCCCTGGACTGGTTGGCGTTGCGGCAAGGAATAAGAACCTGCAGAATAAAGATATAAGCCTGTTCGAGATAGGAAGATGCTTTTTGCCGAAAGAAGGCCATAAGCTTCCCCTGGAAAAAGAAATGCTCGGAATCGCCATATCCGGAACCCGCCGCGACCAGCACTTTTCTGAACAGAAGAAGAATGTCGATTTCTATGATATCAAGGGGTTAGCCGAGGCATTGATTCATGATCTTTCACTTGCGCCCTCGGAACACGCTTTTTTCAAGGCAGGTATGCAGGCAGACATTTTCTCAGAAGGTAATGCAGTTGGTTATCTTGGGGCCGTATCAGAAGAGATATTGCAGGCCATGGACGTCAGTGAAGATATATTTATCCTTGAAATGGAATTTTCCGCTTTATCGTCAAAAAAATGGACAGGCATGACCTCCGTCCCGAAGTTCCCGGCCACATGGCGGGATCTTTCTCTTATGGCGGATGAAGATGTTGAATATGGAAAGATAGAACAGCTTATAAACGGTCTGAAGATAAGGGAACTGAAAAACGTAACGCCGATCGATACATATTCGGGAGACAAACTCCCTTCAGGAAAGAAGGGGATAACTGTCAGGGTGACTTACCAGTCACTGGAGAAAACGCTTGACGACAAACAGATAAACAAATGGCAGGATATGATAATACAGGCTCTTCAGAAGGATCTCGGCATATCTATAAGATAA
- the pheS gene encoding phenylalanine--tRNA ligase subunit alpha, giving the protein MEQKLEELRGVFVNDLALARTSQELEDLRIKYLGRKGELTSILRQMSGLSAEERPRIGALSNKLKSYMEEAIASKIKESGSVKVKGIDITLPGRRPRQGTIHIINKVKSDIENIFLGLGFTIADGPEVEDDYHNFEALNIPAHHPARDMQDTFYFTDDVLLRTQTSSVQIRVMETKPLPVRIIAPGKVYRCDSDVSHSPMFHQVEGLWVEEGITFANLKGVLYSFIHEMFGKELPLRFRPSFFPFTEPSAEVDMGCIICRGKGCRVCKNSGWIEILGCGMVNPHVYSYVGIDAEKVTGLAFGIGVERVAMLVYGIDDIRAFYENDIRFLNQFPLK; this is encoded by the coding sequence ATGGAACAAAAGCTCGAAGAACTGCGCGGGGTATTTGTTAACGACCTCGCGCTTGCCAGAACTTCCCAGGAGCTTGAAGATTTGAGGATAAAATATCTGGGAAGAAAGGGAGAGCTTACATCCATACTCAGACAGATGTCAGGCCTTTCAGCGGAAGAAAGGCCGAGAATCGGCGCCCTTTCAAATAAACTCAAAAGCTACATGGAAGAGGCGATCGCCTCAAAAATCAAGGAGTCTGGTTCTGTCAAGGTTAAGGGCATCGATATAACGCTTCCAGGCCGCAGGCCAAGACAGGGTACCATTCATATAATCAACAAGGTAAAATCAGATATAGAAAATATATTCCTGGGACTTGGTTTTACAATTGCAGACGGGCCTGAGGTTGAGGATGATTACCATAACTTCGAGGCACTTAATATCCCGGCCCATCATCCAGCAAGAGACATGCAGGATACATTTTATTTCACCGACGATGTTCTGTTAAGAACTCAGACTTCTTCCGTTCAGATAAGGGTTATGGAGACCAAGCCTCTTCCTGTGAGGATTATCGCACCTGGAAAGGTTTACAGATGCGATTCCGACGTTTCGCATTCACCGATGTTTCATCAGGTTGAAGGTCTCTGGGTAGAAGAAGGCATTACCTTCGCCAACCTCAAAGGTGTTCTTTATTCATTCATTCATGAGATGTTCGGAAAAGAGCTTCCTCTGAGGTTCAGACCGAGCTTTTTCCCGTTTACCGAACCTTCGGCTGAAGTGGATATGGGCTGTATAATTTGCAGGGGAAAAGGCTGCAGGGTTTGCAAGAATTCCGGATGGATTGAGATTTTAGGCTGCGGGATGGTTAATCCGCATGTCTACAGCTATGTCGGAATCGATGCCGAAAAGGTGACCGGACTGGCTTTCGGGATCGGAGTGGAAAGAGTGGCGATGCTGGTTTATGGCATTGATGACATAAGGGCGTTTTATGAAAATGACATCAGATTCTTAAACCAGTTTCCCCTGAAATGA
- the rplT gene encoding 50S ribosomal protein L20, with product MRVKRGIVGNRKKRALRKATKGFVGGRRKLMRATIETLHKAMTYSYRDRRQKKREFRRLWIARINAAARLEGKNYSRFIAALDSAGVELDRKILSDIAVTDPKGFSYIINTVAAA from the coding sequence ATGCGAGTAAAACGCGGAATAGTAGGCAACAGGAAAAAGCGGGCTCTCCGTAAGGCGACCAAAGGATTCGTCGGAGGCAGAAGAAAGCTTATGCGTGCAACGATTGAAACACTTCACAAGGCAATGACCTATTCATACAGGGACAGACGCCAGAAAAAACGCGAGTTCAGGAGACTCTGGATTGCCCGTATTAATGCTGCAGCCAGACTGGAGGGAAAGAATTACTCCAGATTCATAGCAGCTCTTGACTCGGCAGGTGTTGAACTTGACCGTAAGATTCTTTCAGATATCGCAGTAACCGACCCCAAGGGTTTTTCATATATTATAAATACTGTAGCAGCGGCATAA
- a CDS encoding zinc dependent phospholipase C family protein: protein MPKENTHIFFAYDILSCLENKEIVKLVSPYINDYILGSITPDIFFYSKYPEVTNISEHIHGKDGIPTNEIIFSCLDNAENPKDIAFLLGFVTHCALDIIMHPAIYYLTGNYYDKDPALMSRSRYNHSLFETGLDIKTGNRLRIHKLLKKSSMKGLMFRHIVSNRFKVEGSLLDKTLKKQLFLNMLFDSGTAHKIFRPAIKAGILGDTYILGLFYREAAHSWLNISDEYKIRDIITGEKKEVTLKGLFVDAFKKAQIMMNAVFGFYKRSYSMKELQEAVPGENLSTGKLGVSILDIAYTLHDDIV from the coding sequence ATGCCCAAAGAAAATACACATATTTTTTTTGCATATGACATCCTTTCCTGTCTTGAAAATAAAGAGATTGTGAAACTGGTATCGCCGTATATCAATGATTATATTCTCGGAAGTATAACCCCGGATATATTCTTTTACAGCAAATATCCCGAAGTGACAAACATCTCCGAACATATTCATGGCAAAGACGGCATCCCGACCAATGAAATAATTTTCTCCTGCCTGGACAATGCTGAAAATCCGAAGGACATCGCCTTCCTACTTGGTTTTGTTACGCACTGCGCCCTGGATATAATCATGCACCCTGCAATCTACTATCTGACAGGCAATTATTATGACAAAGATCCCGCCCTGATGTCCCGTTCAAGGTATAATCATTCCCTTTTTGAAACAGGACTGGATATAAAAACAGGAAACAGGCTGAGAATTCACAAGCTTCTCAAAAAGTCCTCAATGAAAGGCCTTATGTTCAGACATATAGTTTCAAACCGTTTTAAAGTTGAAGGTTCACTGCTGGATAAAACTCTTAAAAAACAGCTCTTTTTAAATATGCTGTTTGATTCGGGCACGGCACATAAAATATTCAGGCCCGCAATCAAGGCAGGCATCTTGGGAGACACTTACATATTGGGACTTTTCTACCGGGAGGCGGCCCACTCATGGCTAAACATCTCCGATGAATACAAAATAAGGGATATTATCACTGGAGAAAAAAAGGAAGTGACCCTTAAAGGCCTTTTCGTAGATGCCTTTAAAAAGGCTCAAATTATGATGAATGCAGTCTTCGGCTTTTATAAGCGATCATACTCAATGAAAGAGCTTCAAGAAGCGGTTCCCGGTGAAAATCTCAGCACTGGAAAGCTCGGAGTATCGATTCTGGACATTGCATATACCTTACATGATGATATCGTCTGA
- a CDS encoding saccharopine dehydrogenase NADP-binding domain-containing protein, translated as MAKIIVLGGCGAVGTIAVKTLARQDTFSEIIIADINQKRANEIAASLGPRVSAVKFDADDSASIRAAIKGADIVLNCVGPFYKTVKQILSVVIEEKIDYIDICDDVDVTLEILEWDKMAKDAGILALIGMGNSPGATNIIGKLAYEMLDETESIDIFHAHGGEPFEGEGVIGHRFHCMTIDCPMFLDGELKYVKYFEPSGIALRQSFEFPILGEVPLYPYPHPEQVTMPRYLKVRQVTNKGSVVPNEYYNLTRDLCGLGLYSKEPIDVKGVKLTPYDFAVAYIIKERERIIRETNFGSQKGCASVVVKGKKDGKYKEYRFHLASQSQALGEGTGIPAAMGAILMQEGKIKDKGVLPPEACMKPADFLELLPRVMDLDKKKEGGDSFGGVIVQSVDEEGNITTLDM; from the coding sequence ATGGCCAAGATTATTGTATTAGGTGGTTGCGGTGCAGTCGGTACCATTGCTGTTAAGACTCTTGCGAGACAGGATACTTTTTCGGAGATAATAATTGCGGATATAAACCAGAAAAGGGCAAATGAGATCGCCGCGTCCTTAGGGCCCAGGGTCAGTGCCGTGAAGTTCGACGCAGACGATTCCGCCAGCATAAGGGCTGCAATAAAGGGCGCCGATATAGTGCTTAATTGCGTAGGTCCTTTCTATAAAACGGTCAAACAGATCCTTTCTGTGGTTATCGAGGAAAAAATAGATTACATTGATATATGCGACGATGTCGATGTCACCCTGGAGATACTCGAATGGGATAAAATGGCCAAGGATGCCGGCATACTGGCGCTCATCGGAATGGGCAATTCTCCCGGAGCTACGAATATAATAGGAAAACTGGCTTACGAGATGCTCGACGAGACCGAGTCCATCGACATATTCCATGCGCACGGCGGAGAGCCTTTCGAAGGAGAAGGCGTCATAGGTCACCGTTTTCATTGCATGACAATAGATTGCCCCATGTTTCTCGACGGCGAACTCAAGTATGTGAAGTATTTCGAGCCTAGCGGGATTGCATTGAGGCAGAGCTTTGAATTCCCGATTCTCGGAGAGGTCCCGCTATACCCCTATCCGCACCCTGAGCAGGTCACTATGCCACGTTATTTAAAGGTCAGACAGGTGACGAACAAGGGTTCGGTTGTACCGAACGAATACTACAACCTTACGCGGGATCTTTGCGGGCTTGGTCTTTACAGCAAGGAACCCATAGATGTTAAGGGTGTCAAGCTGACCCCTTACGATTTTGCCGTGGCTTATATCATAAAGGAACGCGAAAGGATCATCAGGGAAACGAATTTCGGATCGCAAAAGGGGTGTGCTTCAGTTGTTGTAAAGGGAAAGAAGGACGGCAAATACAAGGAGTACCGCTTCCATCTTGCATCCCAGAGTCAGGCTCTTGGTGAAGGTACCGGTATCCCCGCTGCGATGGGGGCCATTCTGATGCAGGAAGGCAAGATTAAGGACAAGGGCGTATTGCCCCCGGAGGCATGCATGAAGCCTGCTGATTTTCTTGAACTGCTACCCAGGGTCATGGACCTGGACAAGAAGAAAGAAGGCGGGGACTCCTTCGGAGGAGTAATTGTACAGAGTGTCGATGAAGAAGGGAATATAACCACACTGGATATGTAG
- a CDS encoding TetR/AcrR family transcriptional regulator, with protein MKKPREFKEIEGVKGRILDVALDIIVLEGYGSLTMRKLASRLSMTAPNIYNYYKSKDEIYIHLVIRGFDMLNNILKDVILRYKEPDERARQLAKAYLAFGLKHSGYYDIMFTYPTPKYNDYVGTALEKLSEVEYRISMEIVDFVMREIAAFTGKKEVDESVRVDLIGVWSLLHGMVSLYNSRIINYTTVNPEDMYNSLIDMFLSKLNIN; from the coding sequence ATGAAAAAACCCAGGGAATTCAAGGAAATCGAGGGCGTCAAAGGGCGTATACTCGATGTGGCCCTGGATATAATTGTTTTGGAGGGCTATGGAAGCCTCACAATGAGAAAACTGGCATCAAGGCTCAGCATGACAGCCCCGAACATTTACAACTATTATAAAAGCAAGGATGAGATATATATCCACCTGGTAATCAGGGGATTCGATATGCTCAATAATATCCTCAAGGATGTCATCCTCAGATATAAAGAACCTGACGAGCGGGCAAGGCAGCTTGCCAAGGCTTATCTTGCATTCGGTTTAAAACACAGCGGCTATTATGATATCATGTTCACTTACCCGACTCCGAAATACAATGATTATGTCGGGACCGCACTGGAGAAGCTTTCCGAGGTTGAATACAGGATATCGATGGAGATAGTGGACTTCGTTATGAGGGAAATAGCGGCATTCACCGGAAAAAAGGAAGTCGACGAAAGCGTGCGGGTCGATCTTATTGGTGTGTGGAGCCTGCTTCATGGCATGGTCTCTCTTTATAACAGCAGGATAATAAACTATACCACCGTAAACCCTGAAGATATGTACAACAGTCTTATCGATATGTTTCTTTCAAAGCTTAATATTAACTAG